TCAACCATCTCCTGATGGGCATGAAGGCGCCGACCATCATCCGCGCCATCGAGGACGATGTGGCGGCGGGCAACGCTTGCGTCATCCAGGTGGTCTCGACGGGTGAGAGCCTGCTGAAGCGGCGGCTCGAGACGATGGATCCGGAGGATGAACTCGTTGAGGGTGCCTTGACGCCGCGCGACTATGTTCTTGGCTACCTCGAACAGGCCTTCCCGATTCATGCGCAAAAGCTCGTGGAGATTGACGGCAACATGGTGGCCGAGCCGCTCCGGGATGAGACCGGTGCGCTGGTCGTCTCGCGCGAAGCGCTCGCTTTACGTGACGCGGCGATGATGGAGCTGATGACGCTCGCCCCGATCCCTTCGGCGCTCGACCAGATCCTCTGGGCGTTCGGCGACGAGGCCGTGGCAGAAGTCACGGGCCGATCGATCCGGCCATTGAAGGCCGAGGATGGTCATCTCTTCATCGAGAAGCGTGCCGCCAGCAGCAATTCGTCTGAGACCCAAGCCTTCATGGACGGCGAGAAGGATGTCCTGATCTTCTCCGATGCGGGCGGGACGGGCCGCTCCTATCATGCCTCGAGATCGGCGAAGAACCAGAAGCGGCGGCGGCACTACCTGCTGGAGCCCGGCTGGCGCGCGGATGCGGCGATCCAGGGGCTCGGACGTACGCATCGCTCGGCCCAGGTCAGCGCGCCCTTCTTCCGGGTCTGCACCTCCGATGTGCATGGCGAGAAGCGCTTCACCTCGACGATCAGCAAGCGCCTCGACCAGCTGGGGGCTTTGACCAAGGGCCAGCGCGAGACCGGCTCGCAAGGCATGTTCCGCGAGGAGGATAATCTCGAAAGTCCGATCGCGCGGGCGGCGCTGCGCGGCTACTACGCCGATCTCGCCGCCGGGCGCGCCGAGGCGATGAGTTACGAGAGCTTCACCGACTGGACAGCCCTGCGACTGATCGACAAGGACGGGGTGCTGCTCGAAGAGCTTCCGCCGATCCAGCGGTTTCTGAACCGAGTGCTGGCGCTTCCCATCCACATGCAGAACGCGCTCTTTGCCGAGTTCATGAGGCGGATCGCCGATCAGACCGAACGGGCGCGCGCGGCGGGCACGCTCGATCTTGGCGTGGAAACCCTGCGTGGCGAAAGGATCGAGCAGGTGTCGACCGAAGATCTCTGGACCTGCCCGAAATCTGGCGCCGTGACGCGGATCATCGGTCTCGAGGTGACCGACCCGGTCCACGTCCTCGGCGCCGAAGAGGCCATGTCGCGCAATCCGGGTAAGCTGCCCATGGTCAATCGTGCCTCCGGCCGCGCGGCGCTCATCTCGGCGCGGCCCATGCAGATGTATGACGAGGATATCGTCACCCTGATGCGCAAGGCGGTGCGGCCGAACGGGTCGAGCTATCTCGAGGAGGCGCGCTTTGAAGCTTCCGCCTGGGAAGACATCGACAGACCCGAGTTCACCCGGCTTTGGGATGAAGAGGCCGCAGCTCTGCCCAAAACCACCACGACCAAGCTCTACCTGCTGACCGGACTGCTGCTGCCAATCTGGAAGGATATTCCGACCACGAATGAGCGTATCTACCGGGTCACGCCCGACGGGGTGACCGCGATGATCGGGCGCACGCTGAGCGAGGAAGGGGCGGCAGCGCTGCGCGCCCGCTTCCTCGTCTCCAATCCACAGACGCCGCATGAGATGCTCACCGCCGCCCTTGGCAGCAGCGCGCCGGTCGATCTGGGCCGGGGTCTGACCCTGACCCGTCGCCGCGTCGCGGGCGAGATGCGCCTCGAGCTGGGCGGCGCGGACAAGGGCATAATCGAAGGCCTCAAGGCCCTCGGCTGCTTCACGGAGATCATTGCTTTCCAGCTGCGGGTGTTCCTGCCGCATCGGGAGGGGGTCGATACAGCGGGCATTCTGGCCCGGATCGTGGGGCGGGGACCCGCCATGACGGCAGAACAAGCTGCCTGAAAAGTGAAAGCGGGCTTCGGGTCGGGCGTCGCGGATCGGGATTTGGCCGGTCTGCGCTTCCGGGGTGCGGGCAGACCAATGCCATGCCCGGCCCCGCCCCAAACTCCAGACAAGAGGACAGACCCATGACCAATCCCCAGATCGATTATGCCGCGTTGGCGGCTGAGTGGCGCGCGGAGCGCGAAACCTCCCTGAAGGCATCCAGAGAAGCGCTGGTCGCGCAATTGCGCACGCTCGGCATCAGCGAGGTCACCGCCGAATACGAAGGCTATGGCGACTCCGGCAATGTCGAGGATGTGACGGTGCAGCCTGTGGAGGTCAAATTGCCAGAGGCGCTTGCCACAGAGGTTGGCGACTTCGCCTGGTCGCTCGCTTATCACCATCACCCGGGGTTCGAGAACAACGAGGGCGGCTATGGCACCCTGACCTGGGACATCGCAGCCGACAGTATCACCCTCGATCACGCGGACCGTTTCGTGGACTGCTCGCACAGCTATGACGAGGGGCTTTGAGATGGCTCACCCGCTTCATCATGCCGAAAGCTCAGCCCGGAAGTTCGGCGGGGTGCCGTCTGACTATCAGGCTGTGCACGACTGGTTCGACGCCTCGAAAGAGCACCTCGCGCTCTTCACGCACAGGGCGCTGCGCCACCATGCCCAAGGTCTGTTCGAGGCCGAACGTGTCTTCGGCCTGACCCTGACCAATAGCGCGGGACGAGACATCCCCGTGCGCTGGATTGGCGAACAACATGTCCGCGAAGACTGCCAGGGCCGCATCCCGAGCATGGCGGACTGGCTGCGACGGATCCAGCCAGAGCCATGGATGGCCAATGGTCATATCGACGGCAATGTCGGCATCAACCCCTGCGGCGATCCAAGGGCTGCCTGGGTGTCCGAGGTCGCAGCCGGCAGAACGGTTCTTGGCCTCAAGGATTGGATGGCGGCGCGCGCGATGCAAACGGCGCAGAGCGCCTGACAGGTCTCGGCTCTTCGCCAAATGAATGCTGCGCGGAAGCCCGGTTTGAAGATCGGGCTTCTTGCGCCGTTTCCCCACCATATTTCTTTTGGAGGATCGCATGACGATCGATGAAATCAAGGCCGCCGTCGATGCCGGCCAGACCGTGCATTGGGCCAATACCGGATACCGCGTGCACAAAGACCGGCTCGGTCAGTACCTGATCACCTATGTGCCGAACGGCAGCTGCATCGGTCTGACCGACCGGGGCGGGCAACGGTTGAACGGAGATGAGGCGGAGTTCTTCGTCGCGGGCCCGGAGGAGGACCACGAGGAAAACCCGGGTCATCGATCAAGAAAAGACGGGCAGGGGAGGGGCGCAGCACCCGGAGGCGCGGGAGCACTCCCACTCGGACGGCAGCTCTGACCCGCGGGCGGGGCTGAAAGGAAAGCAGGCTTTCTGGTTTGTGATCCCTCA
The DNA window shown above is from Roseicitreum antarcticum and carries:
- a CDS encoding DUF6878 family protein, yielding MTNPQIDYAALAAEWRAERETSLKASREALVAQLRTLGISEVTAEYEGYGDSGNVEDVTVQPVEVKLPEALATEVGDFAWSLAYHHHPGFENNEGGYGTLTWDIAADSITLDHADRFVDCSHSYDEGL
- a CDS encoding DUF6915 family protein, with translation MAHPLHHAESSARKFGGVPSDYQAVHDWFDASKEHLALFTHRALRHHAQGLFEAERVFGLTLTNSAGRDIPVRWIGEQHVREDCQGRIPSMADWLRRIQPEPWMANGHIDGNVGINPCGDPRAAWVSEVAAGRTVLGLKDWMAARAMQTAQSA